The sequence TTTACATTAAAGCAAATAATTGTTTAGCTAAAAACATTAGAATTACACAGCAATTAGAAATTAGGTAGATAGATAATAATAACAAGTCATCAATAACAAATAGAAAACATGAGCAAGAGCAAAAGAAAAAATGCATTAACTTACCATTCATATAGAGAAACTTATATTGTATATTTTAATAGGATAGGCATACTACATAAGTTGCACATTTCAGATTCGCTTGGTTGCACAAAACAATTATGTGCAACTTCGGTATATTAAAAAGTCCAACCAAGAAATAAATAGACAAAAAGTCATGGAATTTACTTatcattcaaatttgaatataCATAATAATAAGTAATATGATACACATGAATAGGTTGCGGGCTTCGTATATAGTCAGTTGCACAATATAAACATGTACAACTTCAGTGTATAAAAAGTGCAACCATGGACTAAAATGATACAAACTAAAAGAAAACATGAATTGGTTGATCATTCATATTTAAACATAGAAATACTACGCTAAAGTTACAGAAGGGCACATCTCGTAGGGTACATCGAAATATTTCATATTCAAAACAGTGTAACCGTGAAATAAACAATCTCATCTCTACCCTTGTTGTAGAAGAGGCATGTGTCGTACGGTATAGCAACATATTTCATTAGTCAATGATCAAATGCTTCCCTTAGAGCATAATCAAAGGTCTAGGAAAGACAAGCAAAAAATTGTCTACTCCAGAGAGAAATCATGTCATGTCGCATTGACAGATCAAATGGGTCATATTTCAATGGAGTATTTGATAGTCCATTTATTTAGGTGCTCTAAGTTAAGTATATGCGCATGTAGTATCCAAAATTCTAAATACACTCATGATAGTCAAAACTTTATAACTGCATAGGTTGGGGGGTGCTTAAGCAACGTCTAGGGGCTAGGCAAAGGTCAACTGCCTCACCTACGCCTATCCCTTTTTTTAATCCTGTACATCACCATGTTCTACGCAACAGATCCATTGGTAGCTGCTTCGTGGTTTGCACCTAAGCTGCCATTGACGTCGCAAATGTTATGGGAGAGGATACCACACCGGTTATTCCATCGCGAACAATGGTGTTGTGCAAGACGTCTTGGGTTAGCCCAGCGGCCGACCGCTGCAGCAACGAGGTAGCCCATGACGTTATGGAGCGTGTATGTAGAGGAACAAGTGGGAGGCAGGAACGGTGTGCTACGCGTGCAACAACCTCACCAGAACGGTGCAGGTTGGTTTCAACTTGACATGAACGAAGTGGTTGGTATTTTCTCATTGGTTTTGCCGATGATTTTTCCCATGAGGTAGACATGGCAGCTGACGAGTTTGCGCAGTATTACCAGGGGAGAAATGAAGAGGTTGAGATATGTGCAACTTTAGTGTATCAAAAAGTGCAACCTTGAAAAGAAATAAAGAACAACACAGAAATTATGAATCTAATAATTAGTCATGTCTGCTTATAGAACTACAAAATACATGACCAAAGATAAGACTTTTAAAATGCTTATCTAAAAACATAGTTTCTCCATAAAATGTACAAAAGATAATAAATGAATTAAACAGCAATTTCAAAGGCCCAAAAAGCCTGACCTGAAAGCCCGTTAGAATACACAGAGCCCAAACAGAAAGCAGAAATACCCAGAAAACCCTATGCGCCGCTCGTTGCGTCAAAATGTCGACGCAACGCACAGAGGGAAGCCCCGCATCGCTAgcaatgggccagcccattatacaAAATCTAGGCAGACGGTTTTGGGAACCTGctagaaggttccctgaaccgtTTTTTTTACCGGTTTTTCCTGCTTCTGCTTGGTTTTTTTTGTatttcgttttttcttttttcagctattttatatctttttcttctttcttaattttgttttttcgctTTGACGTTTATTTATTTTTCAAGTTTATTGTTTTAAAGATCATCTTTCGAAAATTGttcaattttttcaaaaaatgtccctcttttaaaaaatatttgaaatttgaaaaaatgtacatgtttcaaaaattgttcataaattcgAAAAATGTTTCTGTTTAAGAAAATTGTTCGCAtttttcataaattttgaaaaTTATTTGCATTTTCAAAATTGTTCTGGAATTTCAATAAATGTCCTAGTTATTACAAAAAATGTTTGAAAGTTTTCTTTTCAAATTTTTGACAATGTTCAGAAAATGTTCctattttaaaaaaatcacaaatttttaaaattgttcacgttttcattttttcaggagtttaaaaaatgttcacaagtttcttaaaaatcatgttttcaaattttgttctggaATTTTCAAATATGTTCgtgttttccaaaaaaaattggaatttgaaaaatgttcccgTTTCAAAAAATTGTTCGTGATTTTTCAAAAAATATAGCTGTTTTTCAAAAATGTTATAGTTTTCTAAAATATTTTTCACAATCTTGAAAAGTGTTTGTGTTTCACAGAACGTTCCAGtttttgaaaataaaattgctTTCGAAAATTTTGAACTAATTCGGATCTGCGCAGCGTGTTTGGTTCTTTAAGTTTGATGCTCCAGTATGGTCAGATACGGCTGGTAGCTCAGCTGGTAGGTACGCGAGCTTTATAGCGGTCGATCTTGTGTTCGAATCCTCTGCGGCGCAAGAAATACCCATCCAAAGACCCGGTACACTCCCAATGAAAATTGAACAAGGCCAGAACACACGGCAATTAGCGACAATGTTCTAAGGGTTTGTTTGATTTATGCCCAAGGTTGCCCCGCCAAAGTATTGGATAGCCAAAATTTTGATTGAGATTTTGGTTGCCCATGATCTGACCAACATTGACAAGAAAAATGAagtagagttggctagagttcattggccaCAATACAAGCACACCCTAAATAGGTCGGCCGAGAATTAGTATGTTTATATCATGTAATCCTTTCTATAACTACGTGTTACAGTCTTAGGCTAGTTATAGTGGTGAGGAACTTTGAGCAGTAACATACACGTTATCCTATGCTATGTTACCATCACTATAGTGGGGAGGAACATCATGCAAACCTCTATTTATTAGCTTATATATTCATACTGTCTTAGAATATGTGATGTTCCgataactagctatgttaccaccccttcctctttcctcattaaatgtTTGCCACATCAGCTTTTTGTCCTACGTGGCATTGATGTTACTACTAAGTtcctcccactatgactagccttacagAAAGCATAACTTTCAAAAGTAACTTCGATCATTGGTAATCTGGTATTGCCGATGATTTTTCCCATGAGATTACATGTCAAAATTTGAATATTACAGTCAAAGTTGTGTAAGCTTGACTCTGTATAGCCGTCGAGGCACATCTATTCTGACGACAAAGAACTAGCATAATCCAGTCTTGTGCCAGTGCAGTAATTCTGCGGGCACGCGCACGTCATCTTCACTTGCCATTCTTGTTCCCGGGGTAGAACCCCCACTTGGGCTGCTGGGCGGTctgaacgccgccgccgcccgggggcACGTCCATCTCCGTCCCTTCGGCAGCGCCGTCGTACGCCTTAGGCTCGTCGCGGGCCTGATCCGCCGGCTCGTCGCCGCCATTCGCCGGCAGCCAGCTGGTAGGCGTGGTTGGCCCCTTGGACGGGTTGAGCAGCGAAGCCCACATGGCGACCTGCTCCCGCCGGGTCTCATCGCCGTACGGCGACTTCCCAAGCTGCCTGCCGCTCGCCGCGTAGGCGCCCAGCTCCGGTGGCGTGCCCGACCCCCACATCATCGGCTTTCCCTCTGCCGGGTACCCCGGGTACTTCGGGTACCCTGGGTGGTagtgcaggccgccgccgcctgcgTACCGGTAGTACGGCAGCCACTTCCCCGCCCTCGCGGCCGCGTCGGCGGCACGCCAGTGCGCCGCGCCCTCGAAGGCCGACGGTGGCAGTGCAAGCGCGGACGTCCCGGAGCTCACCGGCCTCGCGGGCATTGGCCGGGCGTCGGCGAACGGGCAGGCGCGGAGGAAGCTGAGGAGGCAGAGCGCCGTCACGGCgttgacggcgaggatgcgggccatgACTATGATGTAAATATGTAATGCGAGCTAGCTTAGCTCGAGCTGTGACTTGTTTGAACTGATGTGGCGAAGCATGATGGCAGCGCCATAATATACGGGAGGAACTCCGGGAAGACGCGGCGTACGTGAGAGCTCTAGTAGCTGGCGAGCAGGTGATGGAAGAACTGAAGCTGCCGAGCGCGTGAGTACCTGCTTCGTAGCTACTGTTGCTTCATCGATCAGTTGACCGGTCACAGGCGATTCAATGACGGGGCTAGAATGGTAGGTTGGTCACGCATTGGATGAGATGCGTGCTTCAAGTAGAGTACTCACTTTTGTCATTTTTCCTCTGTATATTAGCTTTGACTGAAGTCAACCTTTATAAAATTTGATCAAGTTTAGAGAAAAAAATATCACCGTTTTAATACCAAAGAAATATTATTAGATGCATTGCAtagaatatatttttatattttatttatttggTACCGTGGATGTTTGATGTTTTTTATTATAAAGTTAGTCAATGTCTACAAAGTTTGATTTAAGACAAATCTAAAACACGGACTAGAAAGGAGCTGAGGTACTAGTAGTTCACTCGCCTGTCCAACCTGTGTTGATCGGAACTGGAGCCAGAGTACCAAGACACACAACCACGTTGACTGCTCCACACAACAGCTCCAACCAGACAAACCTAAATAAGAAAAATTCAAATCTGAAGAACCAGATCTGGGGACACACCATCCTCCACACGCCTCCCAATGAAACGGAGAAGCGCCATCAAAACGAGAGCAAGGCGGAAGACTTTATTTCCTTCGCATTATGCAAGACGCGCAACCCACAATTATGAGATGTCGATAACATCGGTTGTGCATGAATGAGTTTACCACTCAATGCTCAATCTTGGTTCAGTCATGTGCTGGGTTGTTAAGCACAGGAAATGTTGTGTTCGCCAAAACTGTCGTCATCACGATTCAGGAATGACAACCTCCAAGTGCAGGGAATTGTTATAGTACTTCTCAACATGAATGTGAAACTAATGAGCTCATACAAGATAAATGTAGGTTTCCTATTCTCTCAAGTTATGCATGCCACACTTACAGAACTATCTATGCACTGTAGTGTTGCTTTACCTAGACTCTCTAACTAAAAATGTTGCAATGGTAATAACTAAAGTACTAAAGTTGTACTAACTTTGCGATAATTAATATGGAATGGAAGGAGTATTATTTGTTATTTTGAACAAGGTAAGAGAGAGCTTGAGTGTGTGTTTGCGGAAGAGGTTGTCGATTTGTCCCTGGACAATTGCCTACGATAATATAATCGATACACATGCTTGTTACAAATTGATATGTAGGAGAGgcatgtgtttaccatgttgtattaACTCACATGTACTTATGAATGAACCCTTACCTAGAATCCACAACGATAACTATTAAGGTAAAAACACAAAGATAATCTTATCCTCTAGGGTTCCTTTCGAATCCCATAGCTTATAACTCATACACTTCGGTAACGTTTATTCTGTAACTACAGTCTCCCTACATATATTCATCTTAACACATTCCTAGCCCTCATCTGTGATTCAATATAATTGTGCACCTCTATACTAACACAAGAGGACATCACCATAACAAAACATATAATTTATACCAATCATACTAGATCACCCTCGCTGCGGGCCAaaataactactcacgcataaAGAAAATCCAGCAACCCATAGGAAATAATTTACTGTATCAAATATCATGTCTTGGTAGTAGATTAAAGAGGTTTTACAATGGTCAACACACTGTTACAAGGAAAAatatggtgatggtgatggtggaaAAGTCGTCGGAGGCAACGATGGTTCCCTGAGCAACATTCTGCCGTCGGGTGAAGGGAAGGggagagaccccccccccccccccggttgggaaACGGATTTCCCTCTGGTTTTGGTAGCCTTGGTTGTGGAGAATGAAAGCCTTCCCCGAGATCGGATCGGACTTTCAGGGGAATTATTTGTGGATTCTAAAATATGTGGTCTGTTACCGTTTTATTAATTTACGAAGATCCATAACTTTCGATACTCTTAACAATAGGGCGGGTCCAAAACTTCGGAGAAAAGCTTATAGAAAAAGGAGAGTACTAGAAGCCTTCTAAAATACCCAGACGTGCACTCCAAGCACGCcaggggtttgggtgtttgggccTCCTCACCCAAATCTAGTTCCTCTCGCTTTATATTGAAAAAAAAATCGGCCTCATATTTTTCTAGGTCTTTTTAATAAGTAAAAAATACATGTTTTCCATGAGGAAATCAACACTCAAAAATAGGATCTGGCACTAGGAACTCTATTTATATGTTAGTCCAAATAAACATAAACTTTTTTGCATGAATGATAAAATGATGGCATGAGCCATACAAAAGTAATAAATATGTTTGTGACGTATCAATGGCTTTGCTTGAAGCAACATAAGGTGATTTGGAATGGGCCACACCACATGGTCGGAGGGGTCAATCAACCATACGATACTACTTGAGGTTTTCACCAAGAAAAATCCTTTTTGATGCTATGTGCGTCAAAATGTCAGGATGACACACATTCAAGCTACTGAAATTGCAAAGCAATGATGTTATACTGGGTTATGATCGGCTATATTGTCGCAGTCCAATCAATTTATATTGGAAGGCTTTTATTCTCTTGTTGCTTTTGGGTTAGGCTAGGTTCTTTGAGTTTTTTGGCGACTTTCTTTTCCGGTgtctttattttgtttttttctcatttttttcttttcccttttttgttaTTTTAAATCCCTATATAATTTATTTTTTACATAATTTTAGGATCCATGTTTTTATATTAAAACATGTTAACTTTTTAAGAATTCATAAAGCTTTTAAAATAGCATGAACATTTTTATAGGCACCGTTTCATAAAAATTACATGAACAAATTGAAAAATTAACGAATATTTTTTTGTTCATGGATTTTTTAGTTGCCAACATTTATAATTTTATAGACATTATCTATTTCTGTGCACATTTATAATTCATGTAATTtttcaaaaattcataaaattGTATACGAATATATTTCAAAATTTCGGAGCATTGTACAGAAACACTGAGTAAAACTCCGGTGGAAACCGTAAAAATACAAAATGAGCAGAAAGAAAACTCGCTGCAAAAAGAGCAGCGCACAGAGAGTCAGGACGCTGATTGGCCTGGCCCAGTAGAAGACACTCTCTTCCGCCTTACCGGGCTGTGAATAAACTGGGTTGGCCTGACCTGGTCACGGGCCTGCACATACATACGCCTCCAACTAATCCTTAAAAAGGAAACTATCTTTCCCTATTATATATATTACTAATAAACCAGCGACTGCTTCCGGTCTTACGTCGCCGGCCGTTTTGCAGAAAAGACCCTCTGTTTTtatgaaatcaacccgcagtcccttCTTTAGCGGATCAGGAAAAATGCTTTGTTTTTGCACAAAAGACCCCGTGGTTTGGAGTATTCAACCCGTGATCCTTTTTAAATCGGGACGGGGTCAATGCGGCGGCTCAAGCGGCtgggggcggcgcggcggctcgaTGTAGATCGGCGGCAGCGGTTGGAGCTTGCAGGGGGCGGATCCGTGCACGGCAGGGGCTGGGGAGGCGGAtcaggaggccggcggcgaggtggggTCACCAGTGACGACGAGGATGGCCGGAGCGCGGATTCCCTGGCGGATCCATGGAGTCTGAGGCTCCTAGGCAAGGAAGGGAAGTGAGGGAGAGAAGGAGGGAGTAAGgaggggcggcgcagcgacctAGGCAGGAGCTTGCCGGAGCCGGGCGATGGTGGACGGGCACGGGAGACAGAGGGATCCGGCGTGGCGGCGCGAAGTCCTTGCAGGTGGCGCACCTCGGCCGTCATCGAGGCCACCGCCGCCACCTGCCGGTGCAACGAGGCAGAGGAGGATCTCCTGGTTTTGCTTCGTCGCCAACTCCATGTTCACGGTCGTGGTTCTAATCCCTCTCTTGCCACTCCACTGTTTTGATTTATTGTATACGTGCAGTTCATCTCCCAGTGACCCAGTCGCTGGCTGGATGTGTCTATATCTCTCATCATTTTGTCAAATCAGATAACCTATCAGTAGGAAATTATTTTCCTCCACTTTGCAAGACCACATAACCAATTTACTATCAGCGGTCTATACGATTAATTTCTAACTTTGCAGGATCATTCTGACTCGGCATCTGTCACTCTAACAAGTGTTCGTCTTTAATGTCCTACACTATATTCTGCAACAAAATTTGCCCTGTGTGCATGAGTACCAATAATTTGAGTTATTTCGTTTTGTTGAAATGATGATAAAATTGAGTTAAGCGAGTTGGAGCTACTGCACCCCTAGCCTGAGTGGAATGAGCTCATGGAGCGCCTCGAAGGCCCCGACAACGGTGGCAGTAGGCGTTGCCATTAGATCTGGAGGTAGAGGGAGTCACCACGAGGAGCGGCAACCGAAGACAGGCAGCATCGACTGTGTCAAGCAAGCTGTAGGAGGCCTGCGCGACTCCTTGCCGATCACTTGACAGTCCAAGCCTGCAATAGTGTCGATTCAGGTAGGCGTGTGGCATGGCCGAATCCTGCCCGATCAAGGCCAACCAATGGACATGTTGTATGCATCGATGTCCCAATCCAGCAGGCAATACATGTCTGCAAACAGTCCTGAAAAAAGTCATTCGATAAGAAAAGTAAGtgcttagttgtgctcagttttctcCTAAAAGAAACAGTTAACTTGTATAGCTTGCATCAATGACCTCATAGTCCATACAATATTTTATATGCATCAAAACTAAGTTCTGTATGCTGCAGAAACTCAGGAAAGTATGGTGGTTCTACGTCACTAGGCAAATCAGAGGAGACTACCCATCTATAATGACAGGTGGTGGTAGACACCTGGTATTTCTGCATCGATGAAATGTCTTTTGTGGAACTCAAAAAATGGAGAGAGTTCAGAAAAAATAAATTTGAATGGAGATTAATACTGGTTTCTTTTGTGCAGAATTGTAGTGATGCATTCTCTTCCGACAGGCTCCAAATGATGGTTATTCTGTAGGATTGGTAAGACAAGCTTCTGGAGATTGGTTTCTCATGCGGCTCCTTGTGATGTTGAAATTAGTGTATCGCTCATTTCTTTCCTTGCTTCCTGTAGTAGTTGCATTGATAGTAGGTTGAGAATTCATTTATGGAATAGTCCACTGATGTTCCGTAATTAGCTTTCTGCTTATATTAAACTGACTGTACATTTGTGACAATGCAACAGGGAGATGGATGTATTGTCCTTGTCCGTGCCGTTTGCTTTTGTGGGAAGAAAAAAATGTTGAGGTAAAGGGGTCTCATAGCTTGAAGGCGTTTGGTCCATTGATGTAGTAACTAACAACTTCGTTTGGCTGCTAATTGCTTTGCCTGAAAGCTGTCTTTCAAAGTAATAATACTCCATCTGTCATAATTTATGTACTGTAGTTTCATGGTTCGCAGTGTGGTTTTCGATGGTGGATGTGACATCCGACGATTGCCGAGGAAGAAAGGTGCGGGGGAGAGAATCAATTTGTGGTTTATGAATGGAAACCTTGTGCCAACATGTTTGATATGTTTGCTTATTACTATATGTTTGCTTATTACTCAATGGTATGATCACTGCAATTTTTATGTTATTTCGTGAAAACGACAATCAACTAGGGCTTAGTTTATTTTTGGTACTGATTTATAGTTTGTTTGGTAACCACATCACACCTTCTTAAACTTTAGACAGTTAAATGTGATTTATGTTTCCTCCTAATTCATCTTTTCTGCCTTTCAGGTTGCATTGGCAAATGGGGCCTCAACAATCTCTTGTGCCATTTGAACTTTAATTTGATTATCGATGAAGCAAGATATTCTAGATTTATCGAATCCTATTTTTTTCATCAGATCGATATGGTTGTCTGTACGAACTACGGCATAAGCTTCTTTGAGCAGCTTTTGACGGTGTTTCCATCTTTTAATTTCTCAGCAATTGCAAGTACCAACCTCAGAGTTGAAAGTAAGTGATGCATATTTTTCACGGATCAAATAGGAATCACTACCACAGTACTGGCCTAACTTCTGTACTAATGCCTACATCAACCGCCTGGGAAGAAGTTCTAGGTACATCTATTGAATCGGTCGGTTTATCTTCCTTTATCTATAACTCGATATAGATATTAGGCCAAGTAGGCTATTACAGTACAGGTGGACCACTTTTAGACATGCCATATTCTTTGTCTGAATAACAAAATTATTTTCACATGGAAACCTCACACAAAATCGTTGTTTAAATCATTGTTGGATGTTCCATTCTTTGATTATTTTGTTACATTCAAACTAAGAATAATGCAAGAAAAAAAACCTTCATTGTTCTAGAGAGGTGTTGGAGGCTCAGAGCTGCATATTCTAATGATATAACTGTCAATTACAAAATAAGACCAAACACTGTTTCTACGAGTTAGCATCAAGTTGCCAGGAGCAGTGAAGCCCCAATAATGGTCAACTATGGTGCTTGAGGAGATGGATATATGTAGTTGTAAGGTTGCAGATATAGGCTGGAGCAATATGTAAGTACTATTACAGAATTACTTCAGCTTATGCTGAGTGTTTCCATTAGCTAGATGGTTGTGCTTCATGTCCTAGGATCACATGCCCTTTATGTTCAGAGTACGGTCTGATTATGAATAAGATAATAAAAGGGTCGTTACTTCTAACTAGACATTTTGTTAATTTCCAGTTGAAGGCTTCCACGCGCCacctccttctccccctccttcGCCGGGTCGAGAAGGGAGCAGCGACGAAGCAGAGGTAGACGTGGACACGTGGTAGGAGCCAAGGGGGGAACGGGGAAAGGCGGACGCGAGATCCGTGAAGCCAGAGAAGGTACGTGAGCTTGTCCACCGCAGGCTATAGCTCCAAAATCGGCGGTGTCAGCCGCCACCAGTGCCACCGTGTTCGCCTCCGGCTGGCCTGGTAGCAACAAAAGTATGGCTGCAGGTGTGGTTCATTCAGTTTTGTAGTTCGATTTACTTGCTTGTGCATATGTGCGTGTatactgagagagagggagagattatTCTGTTCTAGCAGTCATATTTCTGTCGCAAATCTGCTCCCCTCCACTCCTTTTTCATTTAACTGAAATCTGAATGTGAAAAGCAGTTGCAAATTAAGAGCAGCAGAGTAAATGTTCAAAAGTTCAGAGCAGGTGCATGTTTTTGAGATTTAGAGGAAGTGTAAGCTAGAAGATGGGTTGCCATGCTTTGTAAGTATGATTAGTTCGAGTACTATTCCATCCGATGGCAGTGCAAAGTTGAAGTAGGCGTTGACGAAGGACGTTAGGGTATGTTCTTC comes from Triticum aestivum cultivar Chinese Spring chromosome 5B, IWGSC CS RefSeq v2.1, whole genome shotgun sequence and encodes:
- the LOC123116929 gene encoding uncharacterized protein, with the protein product MARILAVNAVTALCLLSFLRACPFADARPMPARPVSSGTSALALPPSAFEGAAHWRAADAAARAGKWLPYYRYAGGGGLHYHPGYPKYPGYPAEGKPMMWGSGTPPELGAYAASGRQLGKSPYGDETRREQVAMWASLLNPSKGPTTPTSWLPANGGDEPADQARDEPKAYDGAAEGTEMDVPPGGGGVQTAQQPKWGFYPGNKNGK